The proteins below are encoded in one region of Grus americana isolate bGruAme1 chromosome 25, bGruAme1.mat, whole genome shotgun sequence:
- the REN gene encoding renin isoform X2, translated as MSAGHSRRVQQYLVVLAVTWGASFFPSPALALQRIALRRMPSIRQTLQEMGVKVSDVFPELRHARRSGTAGPRNGTAPTLLTNYLDTQYFGEISIGTPAQTFKVVFDTGSANLWVPSYKCSPLYSACVSHSRYDSSKSRTYIANGTGFAIRYGTGSVKGFLSQDIVMVSDIPIIQVFAEATALPAFPFIFARFDGVLGMGYPSQAIDGITPVFDRILSQQILKEDVFSVYYSRNAPLKPGGEIILGGSDPAYYTGDFHYLNVSKSGYWQISMKGVYVGAEILFCKEGCLVAIDTGASYITGPAGPISVLMKAIGAAEMAEGEYVVDCDRVPQLPNISFHLGGKPYVLSGSAYILRQSQYGEDICVVAFSGLDIPPPAGPLWILGASFIGHYYTKFDRRNNRIGFATAR; from the exons ATGTCGGCAGGACACAGCAGAAGGGTGCAGCAGTATCTGGTGGTCTTGGCCGTGACCTGGGGTGCCAGCTTCTTCCCCTCACCAGCCCTGGCTTTGCAGAG GATCGCGCTGCGGAGGATGCCATCCATCCGCCAGACGCTGCAGGAGATGGGTGTGAAGGTGTCGGACGTCTTCCCCGAGCTGCGGCACGCCAGGCGCAGTGGCACGGCCGGCCCCCGAAACGGGACGGCTCCCACCCTCCTCACTAACTACCTGGAC ACCCAGTATTTTGGCGAGATCAGCATCGGTACCCCCGCGCAGACCTTCAAGGTGGTCTTTGACACAGGCTCGGCCAACCTGTGGGTGCCGTCCTACAAGTGCTCCCCCCTCTACAGCGCCTGCG ttTCCCACAGCCGCTACGACTCCTCCAAGTCACGGACGTACATAGCCAACGGCACGGGCTTCGCTATCCGCTATGGGACAGGGAGCGTCAAAGGCTTCCTCAGCCAGGACATCGTCATG GTATCAGACATCCCCATCATCCAGGTCTTCGCGGAGGCGACGGcgctgcctgccttccccttcaTCTTTGCCAGGTTtgatggggtgctggggatgggCTACCCCAGCCAGGCCATCGACGGCATCACCCCCGTCTTCGACCGGATCCTCTCCCAGCAGATCCTCAAGGAGGATGTGTTTTCCGTCTACTACAGCCG GAACGCTCCTCTGAAACCCGGGGGTGAAATAATCCTCGGAGGCAGCGACCCAGCCTACTACACCGGAGACTTCCACTACCTGAACGTCAGCAAGAGCGGCTACTGGCAGATCAGCATGAAGGG TGTGTACGTAGGAGCTGAAATCCTGTTCTGCAAGGAAGGCTGTTTGGTGGCTATCGACACAGGAGCATCCTACATCACCGGCCCAGCCGGCCCCATCTCCGTGCTGATGAAAGCCATCGGGGCAGCGGAAATGGCCGAAGGAGAG TACGTGGTGGACTGTGACCGAGTCCCTCAGCTGCCCAACATCTCCTTCCACCTGGGCGGGAAGCCCTATGTGCTCAGCGGCTCAGCCTACATCCTTCGG CAATCCCAGTACGGGGAAGACATCTGCGTGGTGGCTTTCTCGGGGCTGGATATCCCACCCCCTGCCGGTCCCCTCTGGATCCTGGGTGCCAGCTTCATCGGGCACTACTACACCAAATTTGACCGGCGCAACAACCGCATCGGCTTTGCCACGGCCCGCTGA
- the REN gene encoding renin isoform X1: MSAGHSRRVQQYLVVLAVTWGASFFPSPALALQRIALRRMPSIRQTLQEMGVKVSDVFPELRHARRSGTAGPRNGTAPTLLTNYLDTQYFGEISIGTPAQTFKVVFDTGSANLWVPSYKCSPLYSACVSHSRYDSSKSRTYIANGTGFAIRYGTGSVKGFLSQDIVMVSDIPIIQVFAEATALPAFPFIFARFDGVLGMGYPSQAIDGITPVFDRILSQQILKEDVFSVYYSRWVLNAPLKPGGEIILGGSDPAYYTGDFHYLNVSKSGYWQISMKGVYVGAEILFCKEGCLVAIDTGASYITGPAGPISVLMKAIGAAEMAEGEYVVDCDRVPQLPNISFHLGGKPYVLSGSAYILRQSQYGEDICVVAFSGLDIPPPAGPLWILGASFIGHYYTKFDRRNNRIGFATAR, from the exons ATGTCGGCAGGACACAGCAGAAGGGTGCAGCAGTATCTGGTGGTCTTGGCCGTGACCTGGGGTGCCAGCTTCTTCCCCTCACCAGCCCTGGCTTTGCAGAG GATCGCGCTGCGGAGGATGCCATCCATCCGCCAGACGCTGCAGGAGATGGGTGTGAAGGTGTCGGACGTCTTCCCCGAGCTGCGGCACGCCAGGCGCAGTGGCACGGCCGGCCCCCGAAACGGGACGGCTCCCACCCTCCTCACTAACTACCTGGAC ACCCAGTATTTTGGCGAGATCAGCATCGGTACCCCCGCGCAGACCTTCAAGGTGGTCTTTGACACAGGCTCGGCCAACCTGTGGGTGCCGTCCTACAAGTGCTCCCCCCTCTACAGCGCCTGCG ttTCCCACAGCCGCTACGACTCCTCCAAGTCACGGACGTACATAGCCAACGGCACGGGCTTCGCTATCCGCTATGGGACAGGGAGCGTCAAAGGCTTCCTCAGCCAGGACATCGTCATG GTATCAGACATCCCCATCATCCAGGTCTTCGCGGAGGCGACGGcgctgcctgccttccccttcaTCTTTGCCAGGTTtgatggggtgctggggatgggCTACCCCAGCCAGGCCATCGACGGCATCACCCCCGTCTTCGACCGGATCCTCTCCCAGCAGATCCTCAAGGAGGATGTGTTTTCCGTCTACTACAGCCGGTGGGTGTT GAACGCTCCTCTGAAACCCGGGGGTGAAATAATCCTCGGAGGCAGCGACCCAGCCTACTACACCGGAGACTTCCACTACCTGAACGTCAGCAAGAGCGGCTACTGGCAGATCAGCATGAAGGG TGTGTACGTAGGAGCTGAAATCCTGTTCTGCAAGGAAGGCTGTTTGGTGGCTATCGACACAGGAGCATCCTACATCACCGGCCCAGCCGGCCCCATCTCCGTGCTGATGAAAGCCATCGGGGCAGCGGAAATGGCCGAAGGAGAG TACGTGGTGGACTGTGACCGAGTCCCTCAGCTGCCCAACATCTCCTTCCACCTGGGCGGGAAGCCCTATGTGCTCAGCGGCTCAGCCTACATCCTTCGG CAATCCCAGTACGGGGAAGACATCTGCGTGGTGGCTTTCTCGGGGCTGGATATCCCACCCCCTGCCGGTCCCCTCTGGATCCTGGGTGCCAGCTTCATCGGGCACTACTACACCAAATTTGACCGGCGCAACAACCGCATCGGCTTTGCCACGGCCCGCTGA